A genomic stretch from Zeimonas sediminis includes:
- a CDS encoding cation:dicarboxylate symporter family transporter produces the protein MSASPAPSPTAASARLGLSARILIGLAVGVLAGLFFGEPAAALQPIADIYIRLMQMTVLPYLVLTLIIGLGRMEAAEAKRLAVRASVLLLVFWAAALAVVGATTLAFPDMETASFFSSSLVSAREPLALHELYVPSNPFNAMANAVIPAVVLFSSALGVALIGIEKKATLLGNLQVLEQAVSRVTRFVISLTPIGVFAIAAVSAGTMSPETLERLEVYFAAFAVASLLLAFVVLPLAVAAVTPFTYLEIVRASRDALLTAFVASNVFIVLPMLVEQANALMEKRGVRSPQASSTVEALVPMAFTFPNAGKLLTLLFVPYVAWLSGVPLEADRFGTLFGAGLLAYFAKAQVALPFLLDLMDLPHDHFQLYIPTTIVTGKFDSMVSAMSLLAFSLIGAAAMTGFLRISAARLLLTLALIAAAGAASVLGTRAVLSATVDTSYHKGEVLRKMHASRSEAPNLVHRDLSNLKQDPELEGLSPIQRIRARGTLRVGYDPGNLPFSFFNADGDLVGLDVELAQAFAESIGVVAEFVPVAWQELPRMLASDTIDLMPGVWYRPFWFSSVRLSEPYFEGTMGFVVRDARRHEFASTDTLRRRRGLRIGVPLDPDQVRASLERYFGSARVDFVPLESAAPFLEGRHPELDAFLMPAEAGAAATLLHPEYAIVVPQPNPVRVPTAFGAAPDARDLIETVNEWIVFAQSSGRIREAYDYWVLGQGAEPKGRRWSILHDLLGWGHEASDRPR, from the coding sequence ATGTCCGCTTCCCCTGCCCCCTCCCCGACCGCCGCATCCGCGCGCCTCGGACTGTCGGCCCGGATCCTGATCGGCCTTGCCGTCGGCGTGCTCGCCGGCCTGTTCTTCGGCGAGCCGGCCGCCGCCCTTCAGCCGATCGCCGACATCTACATCCGGCTTATGCAGATGACGGTGCTGCCCTACCTGGTGCTGACCCTGATCATCGGACTGGGCCGGATGGAAGCCGCCGAGGCGAAGCGGCTCGCGGTGCGCGCCAGCGTCCTGCTCCTCGTGTTCTGGGCCGCGGCCCTGGCGGTCGTCGGCGCGACGACCCTGGCCTTCCCCGACATGGAAACGGCGTCCTTCTTCAGCTCCTCGCTGGTCTCGGCGCGCGAGCCGCTCGCCCTGCACGAGCTCTACGTCCCGTCCAACCCGTTCAACGCGATGGCCAACGCGGTGATCCCTGCCGTCGTGCTCTTCAGTTCGGCCTTGGGCGTGGCGCTCATCGGGATCGAGAAGAAGGCGACGTTGCTGGGGAACCTTCAGGTTCTCGAGCAGGCCGTTTCCCGCGTCACCCGCTTCGTCATTTCGCTGACGCCGATCGGCGTGTTCGCGATCGCGGCCGTCTCCGCCGGCACGATGTCGCCCGAAACGCTCGAGCGGCTCGAGGTCTACTTCGCGGCCTTCGCGGTGGCCTCCCTGCTGCTCGCCTTCGTCGTGCTCCCGCTGGCGGTGGCGGCGGTCACGCCCTTCACATACCTCGAGATCGTGCGCGCCTCGCGCGACGCGCTGCTGACGGCCTTCGTGGCGAGCAACGTGTTCATCGTCTTGCCGATGCTCGTCGAGCAGGCCAACGCCTTGATGGAAAAGCGCGGCGTTCGATCGCCTCAGGCGAGCTCGACGGTCGAGGCTCTCGTGCCGATGGCCTTCACCTTCCCGAACGCCGGCAAGCTCCTGACCCTTCTCTTCGTGCCCTACGTCGCGTGGCTGAGCGGCGTCCCGCTCGAGGCGGACCGCTTCGGCACGCTGTTCGGCGCGGGGCTGCTCGCCTATTTCGCCAAGGCGCAGGTGGCGCTGCCCTTCCTGCTGGACCTGATGGACCTGCCCCACGACCACTTCCAGCTCTACATCCCGACAACGATCGTCACCGGCAAGTTCGACTCGATGGTGTCGGCAATGAGCCTGCTCGCGTTTTCGCTGATCGGCGCCGCGGCGATGACCGGATTCCTGCGGATCTCGGCGGCCAGGCTCCTCCTGACCCTCGCCCTGATCGCCGCCGCGGGGGCGGCGTCGGTGCTCGGGACTCGCGCCGTGCTCTCCGCGACCGTCGACACGAGTTATCACAAGGGAGAGGTGCTCAGGAAGATGCACGCGTCGAGGTCCGAGGCGCCGAACCTCGTGCACCGGGATCTCTCGAACCTGAAGCAGGACCCCGAGCTCGAGGGCCTGTCGCCGATCCAGCGGATCCGCGCCCGGGGCACGCTGCGCGTCGGCTACGACCCCGGCAACCTTCCGTTCAGCTTCTTCAACGCCGACGGAGATCTCGTCGGCCTGGACGTCGAGCTCGCGCAGGCCTTCGCGGAGTCGATCGGCGTGGTGGCCGAGTTCGTCCCGGTCGCGTGGCAGGAATTGCCTCGCATGCTGGCTTCGGACACGATCGACCTGATGCCGGGCGTCTGGTACCGGCCATTCTGGTTCTCGTCGGTGCGCCTGTCCGAGCCCTACTTCGAGGGCACCATGGGCTTCGTCGTGCGCGATGCCCGACGTCACGAGTTCGCGAGCACCGACACGCTCCGCCGTCGCCGGGGCCTGCGCATCGGCGTTCCGCTCGATCCGGATCAGGTCCGCGCCAGCCTCGAACGCTACTTCGGGAGCGCCCGGGTGGATTTCGTTCCGCTGGAGTCCGCGGCGCCCTTCCTCGAGGGCCGGCATCCCGAGCTCGACGCGTTCCTGATGCCGGCGGAGGCCGGCGCCGCGGCCACGCTGCTCCACCCCGAATACGCGATCGTGGTTCCCCAGCCGAATCCGGTCAGGGTGCCCACCGCCTTCGGCGCGGCACCCGACGCGCGCGACCTGATCGAGACCGTGAACGAGTGGATCGTCTTTGCCCAGAGCAGCGGCCGGATCCGGGAAGCCTACGACTACTGGGTGCTGGGCCAGGGCGCCGAGCCGAAAGGCCGGCGCTGGTCGATCCTGCACGACCTGCTCGGCTGGGGCCACGAGGCCTCGGACAGACCCCGCTGA
- a CDS encoding PEP/pyruvate-binding domain-containing protein, with translation MAAALADADPAFQPLRVKIHGSPDASDAASVRDYGARSANAGLRQRAEALAAEIDRVYAPRPIADALERAAKDLGSSPRLQARLRTAGSALSAERSAIQRFVTTAALLADLRDSLPGLGAPAARLKLLDLSLAVELENFRAATEMARELPSTSRQDGLRLLSAAADAAYGTGMLRAREHAELRKSFRSVASDAIPLSDYLAALRHLALVPGWGTQGLRMHFGDAMDKLGEIEPLAGLFIQDQLRGSPLLFYSRLLDALSRDANRLAGVRHKLLGRDIGSGFSALNPGLARGILRAAPDMKRVEEFRPDGIYVLPETVSDLPPLAGILTAGAGNPLSHVQLLARNLGIPNVAVDESLLPELRRHDGKRIVLAVSPAGLVEINEDGQGWDRVFGEHKQAEPGVMFEPDLDKLDLRRRGFVSLDELRASDSGRIVGPKAAKLGELKASFPDRVAPGVAIPFGLYRETVLERPHRNSGKSVYEWMVESFRRLESMPSGSAEATEFGERLRAEIYAIVRHTDPGPRFRQRLRQAMDNAFGRGFDGGVFVRSDTNVEDLPGFTGAGLNLTLFNVVGFENVVQAIAEVWASPYTPRAWAWRQSHMKGPEHVYPAVLLLKTVPSEISGVMITQDVDTGDPDRLSVAVNEGVGGAVEGQAAESVRIDRRTGVVSLMATATASRRMVPRSNGGIARVPVSGADTLLNEDQTRQLIAFADEIPRKFPQLGEDGKPVAADVEFGFVGGKLWLLQIRPFNESREARGSDYLIGMDMALSTSLGRTVDMRESFR, from the coding sequence ATGGCCGCGGCCCTGGCAGATGCCGACCCGGCCTTCCAGCCGCTCCGGGTCAAGATCCACGGCTCTCCCGATGCCTCGGATGCTGCGAGCGTTCGCGACTACGGTGCCCGGTCCGCGAACGCCGGTCTGCGGCAGCGGGCGGAGGCGCTCGCCGCCGAGATCGACCGGGTCTACGCGCCGCGGCCGATCGCCGACGCGCTCGAGCGGGCCGCGAAGGACCTGGGAAGTTCGCCCCGGCTGCAGGCGCGCCTGCGCACGGCCGGCAGCGCCCTTTCCGCCGAGCGCAGCGCTATCCAGCGCTTCGTGACCACTGCCGCCCTGCTCGCCGACCTGCGCGACTCGCTGCCCGGGCTGGGAGCGCCGGCGGCACGCCTGAAACTGCTCGATCTGTCGTTGGCGGTGGAACTGGAGAACTTCCGCGCAGCCACGGAAATGGCAAGGGAGTTGCCGTCGACGAGCCGGCAGGACGGCCTGCGGCTGCTGTCCGCAGCCGCCGACGCGGCGTACGGGACCGGCATGCTCCGCGCCCGCGAGCACGCCGAGCTGCGGAAGTCGTTCCGCAGCGTCGCGTCCGATGCCATCCCCCTGTCGGACTACCTGGCGGCGCTGCGCCACCTCGCGCTCGTCCCCGGCTGGGGAACGCAGGGCCTGCGGATGCACTTCGGCGACGCAATGGACAAGCTTGGCGAGATCGAACCGCTCGCCGGCCTGTTCATCCAGGACCAGCTTCGCGGCAGCCCGCTCCTGTTCTACTCCCGGCTTCTCGACGCCTTGTCGCGCGACGCGAATCGGCTGGCGGGCGTGCGCCACAAGCTTCTCGGACGCGACATCGGTTCGGGCTTCAGCGCGCTGAATCCCGGCCTTGCGCGCGGGATCCTCAGGGCTGCCCCCGACATGAAGCGGGTCGAGGAATTCCGCCCAGACGGCATCTACGTCCTGCCGGAAACCGTTTCGGATCTTCCGCCGCTTGCCGGGATCCTGACCGCCGGCGCCGGGAACCCCCTGTCCCACGTCCAGCTTCTGGCGAGAAACCTGGGGATCCCGAACGTGGCGGTGGACGAGTCGCTGCTGCCGGAACTGCGCCGGCACGACGGCAAGCGCATCGTGCTCGCAGTCAGTCCGGCGGGGCTGGTCGAGATCAACGAGGACGGACAGGGCTGGGATCGGGTGTTCGGCGAGCATAAGCAGGCCGAACCGGGGGTCATGTTCGAACCCGACCTGGACAAGCTGGATCTCCGCAGGCGGGGCTTCGTGAGTCTGGACGAACTGCGCGCGAGCGACTCGGGACGCATCGTGGGGCCCAAGGCTGCCAAGCTGGGCGAACTCAAGGCGAGCTTTCCCGACCGCGTGGCGCCCGGCGTCGCCATCCCGTTCGGCCTCTATCGGGAAACGGTGCTCGAGCGGCCCCACCGGAACTCCGGAAAATCCGTCTACGAGTGGATGGTCGAGAGCTTTCGCAGGCTCGAGTCGATGCCCTCGGGCTCCGCGGAAGCCACGGAATTCGGGGAGCGGCTGCGGGCCGAGATCTACGCGATCGTCCGGCACACCGACCCGGGGCCGCGCTTTCGGCAGCGCCTGCGACAGGCGATGGACAATGCATTCGGCCGCGGCTTCGACGGCGGCGTCTTCGTCCGCTCGGACACCAACGTGGAGGACCTGCCCGGGTTCACCGGCGCCGGTCTCAACCTCACGCTCTTCAACGTCGTCGGCTTCGAGAACGTCGTGCAGGCGATCGCCGAGGTGTGGGCGTCGCCCTATACCCCGCGGGCCTGGGCGTGGCGACAGTCGCACATGAAGGGACCCGAGCACGTCTATCCGGCGGTGCTGCTGCTGAAGACGGTTCCCTCCGAGATTTCCGGCGTGATGATCACGCAGGACGTCGACACGGGAGACCCGGACCGACTGTCGGTGGCGGTGAACGAGGGCGTCGGCGGCGCGGTCGAGGGGCAGGCCGCAGAGTCCGTCCGCATCGACCGCCGTACCGGCGTCGTGAGCCTGATGGCCACGGCGACCGCTTCGCGCCGGATGGTGCCGAGGTCGAACGGAGGCATTGCAAGGGTTCCCGTCTCCGGGGCCGATACCTTGCTGAACGAGGATCAGACAAGACAGCTGATAGCGTTCGCCGACGAGATCCCGAGGAAATTCCCTCAGCTGGGCGAGGACGGCAAGCCGGTGGCCGCCGACGTCGAGTTCGGGTTCGTCGGCGGGAAACTTTGGCTGCTGCAGATCCGGCCCTTCAATGAAAGTCGGGAGGCCCGGGGATCCGACTACCTGATCGGCATGGACATGGCGCTTTCGACGAGCCTCGGCCGCACGGTCGACATGAGGGAGTCATTCCGATGA
- a CDS encoding serine hydrolase, whose amino-acid sequence MKGLRIARPLVLAVCGALAAAALAYPLDGYEETGIRRLEGSRLANEGKVKDVGQPPGALLGLDAVDLRLLGQDFDLPEPDPEFTRQVNRVLTGSMDAYGLAVLDLSDPSRPRYAEHRGDHRQNVGSVGKLVVALSLFQALADTYPEDVEARRRVLARTVVTADGFSQSDHHTVRIFDPATRTLTRRAVQIGDRATLYEWLDWMLSPSSNSAAGMVMRETMLLRQYGKAYPPAEPEIRRFFDETPAKALTELFERSFYEPLTRNGLDLGMLRQGSFFTATGKRKVPGPGDSYGTARELMRYLLRMEQGRLVDPFSSREIKRLIYVTERRIRYASSPALTESAVYFKSGSLYECAKEPGFACRPYAGNVRNYMNSTAIVEHPAGDRRLYYMSTLVTNILRKNSAAEHQALATRLHGLIESIHAPR is encoded by the coding sequence ATGAAGGGACTTCGAATCGCACGGCCCCTCGTCCTCGCGGTCTGCGGGGCGCTGGCGGCCGCTGCACTCGCCTACCCGCTCGACGGCTACGAGGAAACCGGCATCCGCCGGCTCGAGGGCAGCCGTCTGGCGAACGAGGGAAAGGTCAAGGACGTCGGGCAGCCGCCGGGCGCGCTGCTGGGGCTCGACGCGGTCGACCTGCGGCTGCTCGGCCAGGATTTCGATCTTCCCGAACCGGACCCGGAATTCACCCGCCAGGTCAACCGAGTGCTGACGGGCAGCATGGACGCGTACGGCCTGGCGGTGCTCGACCTCAGCGACCCGTCCAGGCCGCGCTACGCGGAACACCGGGGCGATCACCGCCAGAACGTCGGCAGCGTGGGCAAGCTGGTGGTCGCGCTGTCGCTGTTCCAGGCCCTGGCGGACACCTATCCGGAGGATGTCGAAGCGCGCAGACGGGTGCTGGCGCGCACGGTCGTCACCGCCGACGGCTTCTCGCAGTCGGATCATCACACCGTCCGGATCTTCGATCCCGCGACCCGGACGCTGACCCGCCGTGCGGTGCAGATCGGCGACCGGGCGACCCTGTACGAGTGGCTGGACTGGATGCTGTCGCCGAGCTCGAACTCGGCCGCCGGGATGGTCATGCGCGAAACGATGCTGCTGCGGCAGTACGGGAAGGCCTACCCGCCGGCCGAGCCGGAGATCCGCCGGTTCTTCGATGAAACGCCGGCGAAGGCCCTGACCGAGCTCTTCGAACGCTCGTTCTACGAGCCGTTGACGCGAAACGGCCTGGACCTCGGCATGCTGCGGCAGGGAAGCTTCTTCACCGCCACCGGCAAGCGGAAGGTCCCCGGCCCGGGAGACAGCTACGGCACCGCGCGGGAGTTGATGCGTTACCTGTTGCGAATGGAGCAGGGACGCCTCGTGGACCCCTTTTCGAGCCGGGAGATCAAGCGGCTGATCTACGTCACCGAGCGGCGGATCCGCTATGCGTCCTCGCCGGCGCTGACCGAGTCCGCGGTCTACTTCAAGTCGGGATCCCTGTACGAGTGCGCGAAGGAGCCGGGGTTCGCCTGCCGCCCTTACGCAGGCAACGTCAGGAACTACATGAACTCGACCGCGATCGTCGAGCATCCCGCCGGAGATCGGAGGCTCTACTACATGAGCACGCTGGTCACCAACATCCTTCGCAAGAACTCGGCCGCGGAGCATCAGGCGCTCGCAACCCGCCTGCACGGGCTGATCGAGTCGATCCACGCGCCCAGGTGA
- a CDS encoding serine hydrolase — MILRRILCRLSLLLAALSAPLAVHAASGVLPELRQARDAALQAGLERVVRELGLEEAVRARRLALALVDATRPGAPRLAMINGDHMMYAASLPKIAILLGALAEAEDGRMPIDADLLAAMTNMIRYSSNEDATRVLRQVGEERLLEILQSPRFRLYDPELGGGLWVGKSYGRQSAYRRDPLHNFSHGATAFQVARLYYLLANDRLLAPPLNALMKDVLSNPGIRHKFVAGLEARPGGAVFRKSGTWRNHHADSVLVEHGAHRYILVGIADDADGGEWLLRLAAPLHDLVTAPIGR, encoded by the coding sequence TTGATCCTGCGTCGCATCCTCTGCCGGCTTTCGCTGCTTCTCGCGGCCCTCTCGGCGCCGCTGGCCGTTCACGCCGCGAGCGGCGTCCTGCCCGAGCTTCGTCAGGCTCGCGATGCCGCGCTGCAGGCCGGTCTCGAGCGCGTCGTGCGGGAGCTCGGGCTGGAAGAGGCGGTTCGGGCGCGCCGGCTCGCGCTTGCGCTGGTCGACGCGACACGACCCGGCGCGCCCCGGCTCGCGATGATCAACGGCGACCACATGATGTACGCCGCGAGCCTTCCGAAGATCGCGATCCTGCTCGGCGCGCTCGCCGAGGCCGAAGACGGGCGCATGCCGATCGATGCCGACCTGCTCGCGGCGATGACCAACATGATCCGCTACTCCAGCAACGAGGATGCGACCCGCGTGCTCAGGCAAGTGGGCGAGGAACGCCTGCTGGAGATCCTGCAGTCGCCGCGATTCCGCTTGTACGACCCGGAGCTCGGCGGGGGGCTGTGGGTCGGGAAGTCCTACGGCAGGCAGAGTGCCTACCGGCGCGATCCCTTGCACAACTTCTCGCACGGCGCGACGGCGTTCCAGGTCGCGCGGCTGTACTACCTGCTCGCGAACGACAGGCTGCTCGCGCCGCCGCTGAACGCGCTGATGAAGGATGTCCTGTCCAATCCGGGCATTCGGCACAAGTTCGTCGCGGGGCTCGAGGCGCGGCCCGGCGGCGCGGTGTTCCGCAAGTCCGGCACCTGGCGCAATCACCACGCGGACAGCGTGCTGGTCGAGCACGGCGCGCATCGCTACATCCTCGTCGGGATCGCCGACGATGCCGACGGCGGCGAGTGGCTGCTTCGGCTGGCGGCGCCGCTGCACGACCTCGTCACGGCCCCGATCGGACGCTAG
- a CDS encoding mechanosensitive ion channel family protein — protein sequence MLERIDELGQRRAALSSETRRLEGDQQEAARLQLRDVETDLRQLLGKLPELLGQAQGGGPEAAALAARAGDLLRAESRILRSGIDELRSEIASLRQERAKGDEAYLAARAERIAKRQERMDALLADLHLNTVLAGRIGLDASGDGAYLDRQIAARASSVAGEIKLALEQIEGLREQLGGATATDKEALSRRVAAVQREKDRAVESLGKLVALMKARGLDEAEYGELLIRATGQISAEILDAEVARSFFSHQLQQAEKWLRERGPAIGFRILVVLALLVGFKLLAGLARRAVRRLLRSPRLGASALMQRFAVRAAGTVVMLIGILVVLSQFDIEVGHMLAGLGIAGFIVGFALQDILGNFAAGVMILAYRPYDIGDWIEVPDAFGRVQHMNLVSTTILTGDNQRLLVPNKKIWGNIIRNVTAERTRRIDLTFGIGYSDDVIRAERVLREILEADQRVLASPEPLIRLAELGESSVNFIVRPWCRTEDYWELRWHITRRVKERFDEEGISIPFPQRDVHLHGAIAPAIPAGR from the coding sequence TTGCTCGAACGGATCGACGAGCTCGGCCAGCGCAGGGCCGCGCTGAGTTCGGAGACTCGCCGGCTCGAGGGAGACCAGCAGGAAGCGGCCCGGCTGCAGCTTCGCGACGTCGAGACCGACCTGCGGCAGCTGCTCGGGAAACTGCCCGAGCTGCTGGGACAGGCGCAGGGCGGCGGGCCCGAGGCGGCCGCTCTGGCCGCGCGCGCCGGTGATCTCCTCAGGGCGGAGAGCCGGATCCTGCGCTCGGGGATCGACGAGTTGCGGAGTGAAATCGCGTCGCTTCGGCAGGAGCGCGCCAAGGGCGACGAGGCGTATCTGGCGGCTCGGGCGGAGCGGATCGCCAAGCGCCAGGAGAGAATGGATGCGCTTCTTGCCGACCTCCACCTGAACACCGTTCTCGCGGGGCGCATCGGTCTCGACGCGTCGGGCGACGGCGCCTATCTCGACCGGCAGATCGCCGCGCGCGCCAGCTCGGTGGCCGGCGAGATCAAGCTGGCGCTCGAGCAGATCGAGGGCCTGCGCGAGCAGCTCGGCGGGGCGACCGCCACCGACAAGGAGGCCCTGTCCAGGCGCGTCGCTGCGGTCCAGCGCGAGAAGGACCGCGCCGTGGAGAGCCTGGGCAAGCTCGTCGCGCTCATGAAGGCTCGCGGTCTCGACGAGGCGGAGTACGGCGAGTTGCTGATCCGGGCGACCGGGCAGATCAGCGCCGAGATCCTCGACGCCGAGGTCGCGCGCTCGTTCTTCTCCCATCAATTGCAGCAGGCCGAGAAGTGGCTGCGGGAGCGCGGCCCGGCGATCGGCTTCCGGATCCTGGTGGTCCTTGCCCTGCTGGTCGGTTTCAAGCTGCTGGCCGGGCTCGCGAGGCGGGCCGTGCGGCGCCTGCTGAGAAGCCCCAGGCTCGGCGCCTCGGCGCTGATGCAGCGCTTCGCCGTCAGGGCCGCGGGCACGGTGGTGATGCTGATCGGCATCCTCGTCGTGCTGTCCCAGTTCGACATCGAGGTCGGACACATGCTGGCGGGCCTGGGCATCGCCGGCTTCATCGTCGGCTTCGCGCTGCAGGACATCCTGGGAAATTTCGCCGCGGGGGTCATGATCCTCGCGTATCGGCCCTACGACATCGGCGACTGGATCGAGGTGCCCGATGCCTTCGGCCGCGTCCAGCACATGAACCTGGTCTCGACGACGATCCTGACGGGGGACAACCAGCGGCTCCTGGTCCCGAACAAGAAGATCTGGGGAAACATCATCCGGAACGTGACGGCCGAGCGGACCCGCCGGATCGACCTCACCTTCGGGATCGGCTATTCCGACGACGTGATCCGGGCCGAGCGCGTCCTGCGGGAGATCCTGGAAGCGGACCAGCGGGTCCTGGCGTCTCCCGAGCCGCTGATTCGGCTGGCGGAGCTCGGCGAGTCCTCGGTGAACTTCATCGTCAGGCCGTGGTGCCGGACCGAAGACTACTGGGAACTGCGCTGGCACATCACCCGTCGGGTCAAGGAGCGCTTCGACGAAGAGGGCATCTCGATCCCCTTCCCGCAGCGCGACGTGCACCTGCACGGCGCGATCGCGCCGGCGATTCCGGCCGGTCGCTGA
- a CDS encoding META domain-containing protein, producing the protein MKRLASLILAAAAAVVAGCASQSPSAIGVLAGTSWELIRFQSMDDAQGTTRIADPTLYTVTFGADGSASFRLDCNLARGTWQASPATDGLSGRLSFGPLAGTRALCPPPSMDEKLIMDLGYVRGYLLRDGYLHMSLMADAGIYSWRPMRR; encoded by the coding sequence ATGAAGAGGTTGGCTTCACTGATCTTGGCGGCCGCGGCAGCTGTCGTCGCGGGATGCGCTTCCCAGTCGCCTTCGGCGATCGGGGTGCTGGCGGGCACGTCGTGGGAACTCATCCGGTTCCAGTCGATGGACGACGCGCAGGGCACGACCCGGATCGCCGATCCGACGCTGTACACGGTCACGTTCGGTGCGGACGGCAGCGCCTCGTTCCGGCTCGACTGCAATCTTGCCAGAGGAACCTGGCAGGCGAGTCCCGCGACCGACGGCCTTTCCGGCAGGCTCTCTTTCGGCCCCTTGGCCGGCACGCGTGCGCTCTGTCCGCCACCTTCGATGGACGAGAAGCTGATCATGGATCTCGGCTACGTTCGAGGCTATCTGCTGCGCGATGGCTACCTGCACATGTCACTGATGGCCGACGCGGGCATCTACAGCTGGCGGCCGATGCGACGATGA
- a CDS encoding Crp/Fnr family transcriptional regulator, giving the protein MSGRISRSLQFSTAVRAGLIAATPPFVAWPDAAIARLAEASRLVEYPRGALLAMRGGRATAMQLIVSGNVEASSTDASGRRFTFRPFIVGQIASLLSFVDGREMPNDVLATEDSLALEIPYAAIRAELDLAPGLWESIAMELGARARLYTGQIKSLAFDSLRSRMASLLLDLAETRGECANGGATAIKPRLPQEKLAEMLGVSRQTATAMVKEMSEEGLLKWRYGRVELLDLPRLRGIARMGVDGSI; this is encoded by the coding sequence ATGAGTGGCCGCATTTCACGCTCGTTGCAGTTCAGTACGGCGGTCCGCGCCGGCTTGATCGCTGCGACTCCGCCGTTCGTCGCGTGGCCGGATGCGGCAATTGCCCGACTCGCGGAGGCGTCGAGGCTCGTGGAGTATCCGCGGGGTGCGCTGCTCGCGATGCGAGGGGGGCGTGCGACCGCGATGCAGCTGATCGTGAGCGGAAACGTCGAGGCCAGTTCCACGGACGCGAGCGGTCGCCGGTTCACCTTCAGGCCGTTCATCGTGGGGCAGATCGCCAGCTTGTTGTCGTTCGTCGACGGGCGCGAGATGCCGAACGATGTGTTGGCCACCGAGGACAGCTTGGCACTGGAAATTCCGTACGCCGCGATCCGCGCCGAGCTCGATCTGGCGCCGGGGCTCTGGGAGAGCATAGCGATGGAGCTCGGCGCGCGCGCCCGGCTCTATACCGGCCAGATCAAGAGTCTGGCCTTCGATTCCTTGCGTTCCCGGATGGCGTCGCTGCTCCTCGATCTAGCCGAGACGCGCGGGGAGTGCGCGAACGGCGGGGCGACCGCGATCAAGCCGCGTCTGCCGCAGGAGAAGCTTGCCGAGATGCTGGGGGTCTCGCGCCAGACCGCCACCGCGATGGTGAAGGAGATGAGCGAGGAGGGCCTGCTGAAGTGGCGGTACGGGCGCGTCGAGCTTCTCGACCTGCCACGACTGCGCGGAATTGCCAGAATGGGGGTCGACGGAAGCATCTAG
- a CDS encoding PhzF family phenazine biosynthesis protein produces MPRPFHQLDVFTDTPYKGNPLAVVHDAQGLTDARMAEFARWTNLSETTFLLPPVHPDADYRVRIFTPGGELPFAGHPTLGSCHAWLAAGGRPRQADTIVQECGVGLVRIRRDGSRLAFAAPPLRRTGPIEAGLLTRIAGALGLGDDEIVAHQWVDNGPGWCALLLRSAERVLAVRPDWAVLGDVKLGLVGPQPAGSDTDFEVRAFVPTLGVPEDPVTGSLNAGLAQWLMGAGLAAPRYVSRQGTALGRAGKVFLERVGDDVWVGGQVAGCIAGTVEFPSERAPA; encoded by the coding sequence ATGCCCCGCCCCTTCCACCAGCTCGACGTCTTCACCGACACCCCGTACAAGGGCAACCCGCTCGCGGTCGTCCACGACGCGCAAGGCCTCACCGACGCCCGGATGGCCGAGTTCGCCCGCTGGACCAACCTGTCGGAAACCACCTTCCTGCTGCCGCCCGTGCATCCCGACGCCGACTACCGGGTCCGCATCTTCACTCCCGGGGGCGAGCTGCCCTTCGCCGGCCACCCCACGCTCGGCAGCTGCCACGCCTGGCTCGCGGCCGGCGGCCGCCCCCGCCAGGCCGACACGATCGTGCAGGAGTGCGGCGTGGGCCTGGTGCGCATCCGCCGCGACGGCAGCCGGCTGGCCTTCGCCGCGCCGCCGCTGCGCCGGACCGGGCCGATCGAGGCCGGCCTGCTGACTCGCATCGCCGGCGCCCTCGGCCTTGGCGACGACGAGATCGTCGCGCACCAGTGGGTCGACAACGGCCCCGGATGGTGCGCGCTGCTGCTGCGATCGGCCGAGCGGGTGCTGGCCGTCCGCCCCGACTGGGCCGTGCTCGGCGACGTCAAGCTCGGCCTGGTCGGCCCGCAGCCGGCGGGCAGCGACACCGACTTCGAGGTGCGCGCCTTCGTGCCGACGCTCGGCGTGCCCGAGGACCCGGTCACCGGCAGCCTGAACGCAGGCCTGGCCCAGTGGCTGATGGGCGCCGGCCTGGCGGCGCCGCGCTACGTGTCGCGCCAGGGCACCGCGCTCGGCCGCGCCGGCAAGGTGTTCCTGGAACGCGTCGGCGACGACGTCTGGGTCGGCGGCCAGGTCGCCGGCTGTATCGCGGGCACCGTCGAGTTCCCCTCCGAACGAGCTCCAGCATGA